The DNA sequence CAATCGTGCCGGTCATCACCGCGTCGAGGGCGAGATCTCCCTTTTTCTTGTCGGTGTCGTGGCAGGAAAGACAGTAGGTTTCGACGAGGTCGACGTGGGGCGGACGTCTCGCATGCAGCCCGGGGCGCAGGTTCACCGCGGCCGTGAGAACGACGACGCCGGCAAGGACGGCGAGGCGCGCGCGGCCCCGTGGAGCCATGCGGCCCATGATACGCCCATCAGCCGTCCTCGATCGCGCCGACCTCGATCATCACCCCCCGCGCGAGCGCCCGCTCGACCGCCAGTTCCGTCTGATCGCATTCGAAGACAATGAGCGGAAACGTCTGCAGCACGCGGACCCGCGCGCCGGGGGTCACGCCCAGCGCCGCCAGCCGGTCCGCCCGGGCGGTGAGATCGCGCCTCAGGCGGGCGACCCGGCCGTGCGCCCCCGGCCGCAGCGAGGCAAGCGGAACGTGCGTCATGGTGCTTCCCGGCTCATCGTCAGAAGCGGATGCGCAACGCCGAGAGCGCCGCGTTCATGGCAGCGCCGGTGGACAGGGCGATGACGGTGACGGTGACGAGAATCGCCAGTCCGACGCGTATCCCGCGCTCTCGAATGATCATCAGCAGGTTGGCCAGGCAGGGCACGAACAGCGTCATCACCGTCAGCGCGACGAGCGACTGGCTGCCGGTGAGCGTCCCCTCCCGCGCCATGTGGAAGAGTCCAGCCGCGCCGTAATCGCGGCGCAGGAATCCCATCACGAACACCGGAGCGGCGTCGCTCGGCAGCCCGAGCGCACCGCTGACGAGCGGCCGGGCCGCGGCGGAAATCGCGGCGAGCGCACCCACGCGGTCCATCACGAACAGGATCGCGGTTCCGGCGAGGAACAGCGGTACCGCTTCTCCCAGATACCAGCGGACACGCAGCAGCGTCTTGGTGATGAGGTTCCTGATACGCGGGATGCGCAGCGGGGGCAGCTCGAGGATGAACTCCGACCGATCTCCCGGCAGGGCCCGCGCCGCGAGCAGACCAACCAGCAGCATCTGCAGGAGCACGACCCCGAACAGCGTCAGCAGGGCCGCCACCGAGATGCCGCCGAGAATCCCCATGATCGTCGCGAGCTGCGCTGAACACGGCACGCCGAGCGCGAGCAGCGTGATCGCAATCAGCCGTTCTTTCGGCGTGCCCAGGATGCGCGTCGTCATCGTCGCCATGGTGTCGCATCCGAGCCCCAGCACCATCGGGAGAACCGCCTTGCCGTTGAGCCCCATCGCGCGAAACAGGTGGTCGCTGAAGATCGCCAGCCGGGGCACGTAGCCGCTGTCTTCCAGCGCCCCGAAGATCAGAAAGAATGTGGCGACGACGGGAAGGACGATGGCGATGGCGTAGGTGAGCCCCATCGAGACGAGACCGAAGTCGCCCACCAGAAAGTCCCTGACGAGCGCGACGGGGACGTGCGCCACCGCGCCGCGCACCGCCGGCGTGACGTGCGCCTCGAACAGATCCTCTTCGAGGATGCCGACGATGGTCTGCGCTCCAAACACGCCGACGAACTGATACGTCAGGTACAGGACGAGCGCGAGGATGGGCAGGCCGGTGAGCGGCTGGCGTACCGCGCGGCCAAGCCACTCCTGAAACCTGCCGAGCGACACCGGCGTGATCCGCCGGTACGCCGAGGCCGTGCGGTCGGCCCAGCGCGCATGGTCGGGTCCGCCCTGATGCGCGGCGCGGACGATCGCCGCCGCGGGCAGCGCTTCCCGCAATTCGCGCATGCCGCGCCCTTCCGGGGCGACGGCCTCGACGACCGGCACGCCCAGGCAGCTCGAGAGACCTCCGGCGTCGATCGACACGCCGCGTGCCCGGGCCTCGTCCAGCATGTTGAGCACGAGGACCATCGGCAGGCCGAGCTCCGCGAGATGCGACGTGAGCATCAGCGCGCGGCGGAGATTCCGCGCGTC is a window from the Vicinamibacterales bacterium genome containing:
- a CDS encoding ferrous iron transporter B, with protein sequence MPCPLASDPVSSDPPPLRLRAHPLRIALVGNPNVGKSVIFGRLTGRYATVSNYPGTTVAITKGRALIGAEVCDVIDTPGVNMLAGALSEDERITRRVLAEGGAELIVQVADARNLRRALMLTSHLAELGLPMVLVLNMLDEARARGVSIDAGGLSSCLGVPVVEAVAPEGRGMRELREALPAAAIVRAAHQGGPDHARWADRTASAYRRITPVSLGRFQEWLGRAVRQPLTGLPILALVLYLTYQFVGVFGAQTIVGILEEDLFEAHVTPAVRGAVAHVPVALVRDFLVGDFGLVSMGLTYAIAIVLPVVATFFLIFGALEDSGYVPRLAIFSDHLFRAMGLNGKAVLPMVLGLGCDTMATMTTRILGTPKERLIAITLLALGVPCSAQLATIMGILGGISVAALLTLFGVVLLQMLLVGLLAARALPGDRSEFILELPPLRIPRIRNLITKTLLRVRWYLGEAVPLFLAGTAILFVMDRVGALAAISAAARPLVSGALGLPSDAAPVFVMGFLRRDYGAAGLFHMAREGTLTGSQSLVALTVMTLFVPCLANLLMIIRERGIRVGLAILVTVTVIALSTGAAMNAALSALRIRF
- a CDS encoding FeoA family protein, which gives rise to MTHVPLASLRPGAHGRVARLRRDLTARADRLAALGVTPGARVRVLQTFPLIVFECDQTELAVERALARGVMIEVGAIEDG